In Myxococcales bacterium, the DNA window GGCAAAGCTCTGCCCCACGAGAGTGCACGCGACCATGTGACCGGCGCAGCGCTCTACACCGACGACCTGGTGGGGCGTTTCCCCGGCGCCCTGCACGCCTGGCCCGTCACGGCTCCCCACGCTCACGCGAACGTGAAGTCCATCGACACTCAACCGGCGCGCGCCATCCCCGGAGTCACGCTGATCCTCACCGCCGCAGACGTGCCGGGCGAGAACCAAATTGGCCCGGCCCGCCCGGACGAGCCGCTCTTCCCGACCGAGGTCATGTTCCACGGCCAGCCGGTGGCATGGGTCCTCGGCGAGACCGAAGAGGCGGCACGCATCGGCGCCTCCAAGGTCGTCGTGGTGTACGAAGAGCTGCCGGCGATCCTGAGCATCGAGGCCGCCATCTCAGCGGACTCGTTCCTCACCGGCGAGCTGCGCCTGGCACAGGGCGACGCCGCGGCTGCACTCGCGCGCGCCCCCCGCCGCCTGAGCGGCGAGCTCTTCGTGGGTGGGCAGGAGCACTTCTACCTCGAGACCCACGCGGCCCTTGCACACCTCGACGAACAGGACCGTGTGTTCGTGCACTCCTCCACACAACACCCATCGGAGACCCAAGAGATCGTGTCTCGGGTGCTGGGGGTCCACAAACACGACGTCACCGTCCAGAGCTTGCGCATGGGCGGCGCGTTCGGCGGCAAGGAAGTTCAGGCCAACGCCTGGGCTGCCGTGGCTGCGCTCGGTTGCCGAAAGACCGGGCGTCCGGTCCGGGTGCGTCTCAACCGGGCCCAGGACACCAGCATGACCGGCAAACGCCACCCGTTCCTGGGGCGCTTCGAGGTCGGCTTCGACGATTCGGGCAAGCTGCTCGCGCTTCGCATGCAGCTCTTCGCGGATGGCGGATTCAGCCTCGATCTGTCGGAGCCCATCCTCTACCGAGCCCTCTTTCACTCGGACAACACCTACCTCTTGCCCGACGTCGAGCTGACGGGACGTGTCGTCTTGACCCACAAGACGAGCATGACGGCCTTCCGAGGCTTCGGCGGTCCGCAGGGCATGGTCATGATCGAGGAGATCATGGACCGCATCGCCCGCACTCTGGGTGTGCCGCCGCACCAGGTGCGCGCCAACAACTTCTATCGCGAGGGAGACCGCACACCCTATGGGCAAGTCGTCCGTGACGCGGAGCGCATCGGCCGCATCTGGAGCGAGCTGTTGGCGTCGAGCGCTTTCTCCGAGCGCTGGCAGAAGCTCAGAGAGCACAACCGCGAGAACCCCCACTCCAAGCGCGGCCTGGCCATCACACCGGTCAAGTTCGGTATCTCGTTCACGACGGCGTTCTTCAATCAGGGCGGGGCGCTGGTGCTGATCTACGCGGACGGCAGCGTGCAGGTGAACCACGGCGGCACCGAGATGGGGCAAGGGCTGCACACCAAGATGCTGCAGGTTGCGGCGCACACGCTCGGCGTTGGCCCGGGCAGCATTCGCATGATGCCGACGCAGACCGACAAGGTCCCGAACACGTCCGCGACCGCGGCTTCGAGCGGCGCGGATCTGAACGGGGCAGCGATCAAGGCCGCTTGCGAGACCCTGCGCGAACGCCTGGCTGAGGTCGCTGCAAAGGAGCTGGGCGTGACGGCGGACGACGTCGAGTTCGAAGACGGCCGGGTGTTTGCCCGCGGCGCGCCGGAGCCCGCGCTCAGCTTCGAGCACGTGACCCATCAGGCGTATCTGGCCCGAGTTCCGCTATTTTCCAGCGGTTATTACCGCACGCCCGAGATCCACTTCGACAAGGCCACGGGCACCGGCAAACCCTTCCACTACTTCGCTTACGGCGCCGCCGTGACCGAGGTGCTGGTGGACGGTTTCACTGGCATGTACTCCATCGAGCGGGTCGACATTCTTCACGACGTGGGTGACTCACTCTCGCCACTGCTGGACATCGGGCAGGTCGAGGGCGGCTACATCCAGGGACTCGGCTGGTTGACCCTGGAAGAGCTGGTGTGGACGGGGGACGGAAGGCTCGCGACGCCGAACGCTTCGACCTACAAACTACCGGGCCTGGGCGAGTGCCCGCCGGTGTTCGAGGTGAAGCTGCTCGAGCGCGCGACGGAGCCCGACGTGGTGTACGGCAGCAAGGCCGTCGGCGAGCCGCCGCTGATGCTGGCCATCAGCGCACGCGAGGCGCTGCGCCAGGCGGTGAGCGCGTTCGGCAACGAACGACCGGGGGTGGTGGACCTGGCGTCGCCCGCGACACCCGAGGCCGTCTTCTGGGCCATCGAAAAAGTCAGAGCAGCCAGCTCGGGCGCCGAGCGCGCCGCAGAGTGAGTACTGACGGCGGAAGCCGGAGCGCCGGGCTCAGAGCGCGGCGTGGATGTCGAACTGCAGGTTGTCCAGCGTCGTCAGGCTGGCCCACTCCCAGATCGTGCCCTCTTTGCCACCGTTGATGTCCGCGACCAGACGGCCTTCGTCGTCGGTGTAGATGCCGAGATTGAGTTTGACGCCGTTCACTTCCTGCTGTGCCAAGGGAACGATCGCGCCGTCCGAGGTCTTGAGGCTCCAGTCGACCAACAGGTCGACGTCGATGCTGGTGAAGCGGGTGCCGGACTCGGACTGCTGAAGCGGTGCATCAATCGGCTTCTTCAGCTTCACCGACATGCCGTGCAGGACGGTGTCCTTGAGCGTGGCTTCGTCCTTGTTCAGGACAATGTCGTCGATCACGATCTGGAGCTCGTCCAGGTGCAGCGTCGAGTCCGACTCGCTCAGCCGCACGTGGCCGGACAGCACCTGCAGGGTGATGTCGGACATGACGGCCTGACTGGCGCCCGTCTCGACGGTCAGGCTCACCGCATCGGTGGGCACCTCCGCCGGGATGGCGGGGCCCTGGTCCGGGCCCTCGGAGGATGCGGTGGCCGCACAGCCGGCGCTGCCCAGCATGAGTGCTGCGGAGAAAGCGGCGAAAACCAGGCGGATTGAGTTCATGGCGGACTCTTTCGTCTTTATCTCGGAGGCCGTCAACCCCTTTTTCCTACATCGTATCCAAATGTAGGCAAACGTAGGTTTTTAACAGACACTGGGCGCGCGTGCGTCCAGACTTTGGACGGCGGCTCGGGAGCGAAGCGGGCCCGGCCGATGGCTCCGTGAGCTCAACTGAAGCGTGACTTGCGACCGCGTTTGGGCGGAAGCTGAAAGTCTCATGAGCGTCGGGCGTGTCTCGGTCCGCGGCTTTTGCATGGCCGCGCTGGCCATCGGTCTCGGAGGGTGCAGCAGCAATGACCCCAGTTCAGGTCAGTCGAATGCGCCCGCCGCCCGCATGCCGCGTGACTCCCAGGCGGATGGGCTGTTCAAGGACTTCCTCGACGGAAAGTACGACGGGTTCGGGCACCCGCTCGACGCCGAGGTCTGGCAGGCGGAGAGCGAGTGCGCTCCATCAACAGGAAAACTCGAGGCCGAAGGCCAGGGATTCTCGGCGAGCGAGCATGCCGCGGGCAGCGTCTGCGACGCGACCTCCAAGGGCATCGGGCTCGGGCGTTTTGCGCTCAACGTCCGCGCGCTCGTCTACGACGTCTGTCAGGACACGAGCTGCGACGCGGCGACCCCCGTGCTCGATATCCGGGTGAAGCGCGCCGACGGGACTGTGCTCGAAGAGAAGACCATCCCCTGGTCTGCCTTCTCGAGCGAGCTGACCTACGTCAACGTGCCGCTGCGCTTCACCCACAGCGAAGACGGCCCGGTACGCGTGGAGGTGAGCTGGGCAGGGAAGGTTAGCGCGCGGGTCGACTACGTCGAGTTGTTCCGCGCCACCAAGAACCTGCTGGTCACACCGTCGACTGTGCTCTCGCCTGGCGCCAAGATCGAGGTCGAAGCCCTGGACCCTCCCCCGAGTTTCACGCTCGCGGCGTTCTGCAACGACAGCGACAAGACCGCCGAGGTGAACGCGCTGCTCAGCTCCGGAGCGGCGACCCGCGAAGACACCGAGTTTCGCAGTGTATTCAGCTTCGCGGCCGAAGATCTGATCAAAGACTGTCCGCTGCCGAGCCGCCTCCGGTTCTCCTTGCTGAAGGGCACATGGCAGCAGGCCATGGCGCGCATCAGCCTGTACGCCGAAGAGCCGCCCTGCACCTTCGCCCCGAACACGACCCGCGTGCTGCTCACGGGGTTCGAGCCTTTCCCCGCGGACTCGACCCACGACAACAGCTCCCAGAAAGCGGTGTCGAGCTTCGACCCGGGCGCCGTGCCCGGGATCTCGCTGATGGCGCTGACCTTGCCGGTCGAGTTCGATACGGCACCCGGCATCGTCGCGAGCGCCATCACACGCTGCAAACCGGACGTGGTCATCGGCTTTGGTCAGGGACGCAGCCAGGTCGATCTCGAGGGCACGGCGTACAACAACAAGGACTCAGCGGAGATCGCCGGCGGGTTCCCCGACAACCGCGGGCACATCCCGGGTGGCGAGCCCATCGTGACGGGCGGTGCCGCGGAGCTGACCACCGGTCTGCCGACGACGAAGATCCACGAGCTTCTAGCCCAGAGCGGGATCAAGGTTGGTTACTCGGACGACCCGGGGCGCTTCGTCTGCAACAACACCTTCTATCGCATCATGACCGAAGCAGCGGGCCAGCCCCGTGTGTCGGGCTTCATCCACCTGCCCTACATCCACACCGTCGACGCCGCCGACCAGGCCATGCTGAAAGAGGTCGTGACGACGGCCGTGACCCAGGCTGTCGCGAAGTTCAAGACGCTCCCCTGAGAGCTTGGCGGATTCGTGCGCAGTGTGAGCACTCGCGGCCGCTGAGCTCGGCTCAGGCCGCAAAAGCCTGAGACTCCACCAGCTCGGCCAGGCGCCGCTCGAGTTTGTGCTTCTTGGTGTACACGGTCGCCACGCTGATGCCCATGCGAGCCGCAATGACTTCGGGCGCGAGATCCTGCCCGAAGTAGAGCGCGAAGAACTCGCGCTCGCGCGCCGACAGCCCCTTCACGACCTCCGCCACGATCTCCGCGCGTTGCCGCTCCCAGAGCTCCTCCTGGGGATCGGGCCGCTCACAAGCCGTCTCGAAGATCTCGGTGCGGAAATCGACGGGGCTGCGCTTGATCCTGCGCAGGTGGTCGTAGGTCGCCTGCATGGCCATGCGCGTGAGCCAGCTACCGAGGCGTGCGCCGCGCGTCGGATCGAAGCTGCGCAGCTTCGAGCGGTCGCGGGCGATCAGGGCGAGGCAGAACTTCGCGTACACCTCGCGGACGTCGTCGGATCCCGTCACCGCGCCGAAGCGCGACAGGATGCGCCCGATGGCGCGGTGCAATGCCCCGGCATAGACGCTGTTGAACTCGCGCCAGGCCTGCGGCTCGTCGGCGAGCAGGCGCGCAACGAAGGCGGCCTCCTCGAACAGCTCGCTCGGATGGGCGGGTTTTTTGGGGCCTTGGAAGGAAGTCGAAGCGGCTTGGGTCTGCATGGGAGTGCCGGTCCCTACAGCAACCGACATGCCAGGCAAAAGTGCGCCGTTTCGGCATGATTTCCGCCATTTGCCCTGTGGCGCCGGCGCCTCAACCCGCACTGATGCTGGGGTGCGCGCGCCTCAGGTACTCGGCGCAATCAACTCCGCCGACCGCGGCGGAAGGCTCGTCCCCGGAGGCGGCCACACGCGATACGCCACCACGGGCTGAGTCTTCCCTTTCACGCTGAAGGGCGCCAGGGCCTGCTTGGGAATGTCTGCCGGCAAGAGCTCGGCGTTCCGCGCATTGACCCAGACCTCACCGGCCGGAGCTTGCCCGGTGAGGCGCGCGGCCAGGTTCACCGTGTCACCGATGACCGTGTACTCCATGTGCTGCCGGCTGCCGCGATGCCCAAGAGCGGCGCCGCCAACAAGAACAGGGCAGGAGCCACGAGCGAAATGCCAACACGCAGGACCGCGGGGCGGCCGACGAAGCGCGTGAACAGACGCTCCTCGACCCAGGCCGCGAGCCCGCAGGCGGCGACGATGGCCAGCAGCTTGCAAATCCCATCCAAGCTGTCGAAGAAGCCGCCGCGGCTGGCCGGGTTCGGGATGCTCACGACGACCGCCGCGAGCCACACGTAGAGCGCGAGCCGCGGCAACCGTCTGGGCACGCGTGCGGACGGTGTGAGCAGCTTCAGATTCGGGACGTTCGCCAGCTCCTCGGCCACGGCGGGAGCGTACACCTCACGGGGGCGGCTCAGACGGGCAGAACGCACCTGGGATGGGCGGTTTGGCGCGCGGGTCGCCACGAATGAAGGCCTGGATCTTCCGGAGATCTGCCACCGTGGAGTCGGTGTGTGGCATCGGCAGGCCTTTGACGAAGAAACGCGCGAGCCGCTCGGACTCGGCGGCGGATGGCTCCGGGCAAACACCTGCGGGCAACGCTACGGTGTGCGTGGTCGCGCAACCTACGCCGCCGTCTCCGCTGAAGTTGTTGGGGTTCCGCAGCAGCTTGTACATCATGTAGCTGTTGCCGGGGTTGCTGGGTTCGACGATGGGCATCTGAACTCCCATGCGTGACGGGTGCGTCAGAGGTACGCCCGCCTTGGCACCCGTCTCGGTCTCGTGCGCGACGTGATTGACGGCCGTGCCCACGAACTCCTTGTCGCCGTCGAAGCGCAGCCCCATCGGCGCGTCGTTCCCTGCGTGGCAGCCCCCGGTGGAGCACTTGGGACCGTTGGCGAGCTCGGTGATGAACTGGCCGCACGTCAGCACGCCTGGAGGGGCAGGCAGCGGAGGAGGGTCCAGCTTCTGGGTTCGAAAATCGAATGAGAGGGGCACATCCCCTTCCTCGATCGGCGCCTGATCGAACGCGCGCAGTCCGAAATCGTTCTCGCTCTTGGGGACCAAGAGCTCGACGGTGTAGCGCGCGCCCGGCTCCAGCAGCAGCGGGTCGCCGTTTGGCGTGGACTCGATCCGCAGGCTGAGCACGCGCTCGACCACGTCGTACTCGGGCTGCAAGAACTCACTGACGTCCTCGCTGCCGCTGTAGACCCGCAGCGACTGCCGGATCCCGCTCCAGGGCAGCAGATATCGATCGAAGCGCAGCTCGATGCTGAGGTTGCGGGGCACGCCACAGGCATCCGGGCTGTTCAGCCCGCAATCGGTGCCCTCGCCTGGCGCCGGGTATGACGCCAAGACGTGCAGAGGCGGCCCCTGAGAGGGCTCGAGGTCCGGGGTCCCCTGGTCGCAACCCCCGAGCAAGCTCAGGGCGCCAAGAGCAAAAACACCGGTCAGCTGTCGGAGTACATCTGCAGCTGTTCGCGCACCGAGGACTCGTTCACGCCAGTGCGAATGTGCTCTTTCAGACAATCGGCGAGGGTGATCAACAGGTCGTCGATCCCCTTCTCTTCGATGATCTTGGAGAGCAGGGCTCGCGCCTCGCGGCTGTCGTCCTCGCGCAGGAATTCCCGCACTTTCTCGACGGAGATATCTCCTTGAAAGTCCAAGTACATGTTTTCCAAGAGATAGCGGACGAGCTCCTTCACTCGGGGCCTCCTGCGGAGCAAAGGCCGGCGCCACGGACGCCAGCGGTGTCTCGCTATACCCCCCAGCGGAGAGTTCCGGCAAGCGGATTGAGGGGCGGTCGCGCTTTTTCGGCGGGCACTGCGGTCGATTACGAGACATCAGCGGCACTCCGAGAGCTGGGAGTCGCCCGGATCGTGGCAGACCAGACAGGGGCGAGCATTGCGCCGCAGCGCCCCGGCGCAGCGATCCCGGAAATTCCGGGGGTGGGGGTTGGTGCCCTGGCCACCCAGGCCAACATCGCCAATCCCTTTGTCCGACGACCCAAATCCCCGTCCGCCGCGACCCGGCGTGGCGTGGCAGGTCGCGCAGTCCCGCTCGGTGTGACAGCTGACGCAGGCGTTCAGGTTTCGCTGGGCCTCCCAGGCGTGATGCTGGGAAGAGCGCGGGGGATCCGACCAGAGCTTCGGGGGCGGGTGAAAGCGCCCCCGTCCGGAGAAGTTCGCGTAGGGCCCGCTCATCGCGACGCCGGCCCGCTGGTGGCAGGAGAGGCAGAACGTCTGTTCGCGGTGGCAGCTGGTGCAGCTGGGGTTGTTCTGACGGGCCGCGACCGGGTGCATGCTGACCCAATCGTTGGGATGGATCTTGCGAGGACGTACGCGCCCGTCGTGACAGTCCGTACAGAACCGCTCCTGGTGGCAGCTCTTGCAGAATTGACTGTCGTTGCCCGCCACCTGTTTGTGGCGCTCGATCCAGTCTGGGCCGTGGCCCGCGTCGTGTAGCCAGGCGGGCGGCTTGAGTGTGCCCGAGGCGAACTTGTTCTTCATCACCCCTCCCCGCTCCGTCAGGTGGCAGTTCACACACTCACCTCGCGCCTGACCGCGCGCGGGACCGGGCATCTGATGACAGGAAAAACACCCGCGCATGCGCGGCAGCTGGTCCCGCGTTGCCAGCTCGAGCTTCTCGACCGCGCCGTGACACTGGGAGCAAGCGATATTTCTACCCACGTGCACTGCGTGGTTCATGCGCAAGTTCGGCCGCGGCAGGACCAAGCGCGCGACACGATTGCCGTCCCCGTTTTTGTACCCGATGTGACAGAAACCGCACTGGCTGATCAGCGCATCGTCGTCACTCTTCACCGCCGACAGATCCCGGTGATCACTGCCGTGGCACGCATCACACCGGGTCGGTTTGGGGAGCAG includes these proteins:
- a CDS encoding sigma-70 family RNA polymerase sigma factor produces the protein MQTQAASTSFQGPKKPAHPSELFEEAAFVARLLADEPQAWREFNSVYAGALHRAIGRILSRFGAVTGSDDVREVYAKFCLALIARDRSKLRSFDPTRGARLGSWLTRMAMQATYDHLRRIKRSPVDFRTEIFETACERPDPQEELWERQRAEIVAEVVKGLSAREREFFALYFGQDLAPEVIAARMGISVATVYTKKHKLERRLAELVESQAFAA
- the xdhB gene encoding xanthine dehydrogenase molybdopterin binding subunit, giving the protein MSVLGKALPHESARDHVTGAALYTDDLVGRFPGALHAWPVTAPHAHANVKSIDTQPARAIPGVTLILTAADVPGENQIGPARPDEPLFPTEVMFHGQPVAWVLGETEEAARIGASKVVVVYEELPAILSIEAAISADSFLTGELRLAQGDAAAALARAPRRLSGELFVGGQEHFYLETHAALAHLDEQDRVFVHSSTQHPSETQEIVSRVLGVHKHDVTVQSLRMGGAFGGKEVQANAWAAVAALGCRKTGRPVRVRLNRAQDTSMTGKRHPFLGRFEVGFDDSGKLLALRMQLFADGGFSLDLSEPILYRALFHSDNTYLLPDVELTGRVVLTHKTSMTAFRGFGGPQGMVMIEEIMDRIARTLGVPPHQVRANNFYREGDRTPYGQVVRDAERIGRIWSELLASSAFSERWQKLREHNRENPHSKRGLAITPVKFGISFTTAFFNQGGALVLIYADGSVQVNHGGTEMGQGLHTKMLQVAAHTLGVGPGSIRMMPTQTDKVPNTSATAASSGADLNGAAIKAACETLRERLAEVAAKELGVTADDVEFEDGRVFARGAPEPALSFEHVTHQAYLARVPLFSSGYYRTPEIHFDKATGTGKPFHYFAYGAAVTEVLVDGFTGMYSIERVDILHDVGDSLSPLLDIGQVEGGYIQGLGWLTLEELVWTGDGRLATPNASTYKLPGLGECPPVFEVKLLERATEPDVVYGSKAVGEPPLMLAISAREALRQAVSAFGNERPGVVDLASPATPEAVFWAIEKVRAASSGAERAAE
- a CDS encoding cytochrome c family protein, whose translation is MKPRVPPFVLLLLVCLLALGVGFGVEPRPARADAKATSAGAARASATIHGLAPLPGDAPVPLADRPPGAYEGDGGPSPVIFGLQQLTIRFNHKKHVKVVGLSCTTCHDKAKTSKDAKDSLLPKPTRCDACHGSDHRDLSAVKSDDDALISQCGFCHIGYKNGDGNRVARLVLPRPNLRMNHAVHVGRNIACSQCHGAVEKLELATRDQLPRMRGCFSCHQMPGPARGQARGECVNCHLTERGGVMKNKFASGTLKPPAWLHDAGHGPDWIERHKQVAGNDSQFCKSCHQERFCTDCHDGRVRPRKIHPNDWVSMHPVAARQNNPSCTSCHREQTFCLSCHQRAGVAMSGPYANFSGRGRFHPPPKLWSDPPRSSQHHAWEAQRNLNACVSCHTERDCATCHATPGRGGRGFGSSDKGIGDVGLGGQGTNPHPRNFRDRCAGALRRNARPCLVCHDPGDSQLSECR
- a CDS encoding pyroglutamyl-peptidase I, which produces MSVGRVSVRGFCMAALAIGLGGCSSNDPSSGQSNAPAARMPRDSQADGLFKDFLDGKYDGFGHPLDAEVWQAESECAPSTGKLEAEGQGFSASEHAAGSVCDATSKGIGLGRFALNVRALVYDVCQDTSCDAATPVLDIRVKRADGTVLEEKTIPWSAFSSELTYVNVPLRFTHSEDGPVRVEVSWAGKVSARVDYVELFRATKNLLVTPSTVLSPGAKIEVEALDPPPSFTLAAFCNDSDKTAEVNALLSSGAATREDTEFRSVFSFAAEDLIKDCPLPSRLRFSLLKGTWQQAMARISLYAEEPPCTFAPNTTRVLLTGFEPFPADSTHDNSSQKAVSSFDPGAVPGISLMALTLPVEFDTAPGIVASAITRCKPDVVIGFGQGRSQVDLEGTAYNNKDSAEIAGGFPDNRGHIPGGEPIVTGGAAELTTGLPTTKIHELLAQSGIKVGYSDDPGRFVCNNTFYRIMTEAAGQPRVSGFIHLPYIHTVDAADQAMLKEVVTTAVTQAVAKFKTLP